A section of the Pseudomonas tritici genome encodes:
- a CDS encoding FAD-dependent oxidoreductase: MPFNLLKYGLSSEYPVEVDLPPPKELKSSYDVVIIGAGGHGLATAYYLAKYHGITNIAVLEKAYLGGGNTARNTAVIRSNYLTSEGVRFYAESVKMFQSLSNEFDFNIMYSERGQLTLAHTDATVRSFRQRAEVNKHFGGRTEMIDRQQIRELVPSLNLDPGHLPVIAGLWHIDGATARHDAVAWGYAKQAAKRGVEIHQLTEVQDLVIENGTITAVKTNRGTIKCGCAVQAIAGHSSLLMAKAGIRSPIQTFPLQAMVTQPFKPFLDPLVSSSALHCYVQQTSRGEVVFGGGSDPYPLFNTRSTLDLKESLLAHAIEMFPFLANAKLMRQWAGITDMTPDYSPIMGLSPVKNYYLDAGWGTWGFKATPICGKTMAELVASGGKVPDLIKPFGLERFSTFQQVNEMGATAASH, from the coding sequence ATGCCATTCAATCTATTGAAATACGGGCTGAGTTCCGAGTACCCGGTGGAGGTGGACCTGCCACCGCCCAAGGAACTCAAGTCGAGTTACGACGTGGTGATCATCGGCGCCGGTGGCCACGGCCTGGCGACGGCCTACTACCTGGCCAAGTACCACGGCATCACCAATATCGCGGTGCTGGAAAAGGCCTACCTGGGTGGCGGCAATACCGCGCGCAATACGGCGGTGATCCGCTCCAACTACCTCACCAGCGAAGGCGTTCGTTTCTACGCCGAGTCGGTGAAGATGTTCCAGTCGTTGTCCAACGAATTCGATTTCAACATCATGTACTCCGAGCGCGGCCAACTGACCCTGGCCCACACCGACGCCACCGTGCGTTCGTTCCGCCAGCGCGCCGAGGTCAACAAGCACTTCGGCGGGCGTACCGAGATGATCGATCGCCAGCAGATCCGCGAGCTGGTGCCCAGCCTTAACCTCGACCCCGGCCACCTGCCAGTGATCGCCGGGCTCTGGCATATCGACGGCGCCACCGCGCGCCACGATGCCGTGGCGTGGGGCTACGCCAAGCAGGCGGCCAAGCGCGGCGTGGAAATCCACCAGCTCACTGAAGTGCAGGATCTGGTCATCGAAAACGGCACTATCACCGCCGTGAAAACCAATCGCGGCACCATCAAGTGTGGTTGCGCGGTGCAGGCGATTGCCGGGCACAGTTCGCTGCTGATGGCCAAGGCCGGCATCCGCTCGCCGATCCAGACGTTCCCGCTGCAGGCCATGGTCACCCAGCCGTTCAAGCCGTTCCTCGATCCGCTGGTAAGTTCCTCGGCGCTGCACTGCTACGTGCAGCAAACCAGCCGTGGCGAAGTGGTGTTCGGTGGCGGTTCCGACCCGTACCCGCTGTTCAACACGCGCTCGACCCTGGACCTCAAGGAAAGCCTGTTGGCCCATGCCATCGAGATGTTCCCGTTCCTGGCTAACGCCAAGTTGATGCGCCAGTGGGCCGGGATCACCGACATGACCCCCGACTACAGCCCGATCATGGGCCTGTCGCCGGTGAAGAATTACTACCTCGACGCCGGCTGGGGCACCTGGGGCTTCAAGGCCACGCCGATCTGCGGCAAGACCATGGCCGAGCTGGTCGCCAGCGGCGGTAAGGTGCCGGACTTGATCAAACCCTTCGGCCTCGAGCGCTTTTCAACCTTCCAGCAAGTCAACGAAATGGGCGCCACAGCGGCCAGCCACTGA
- a CDS encoding protein glxC, with the protein MKTIDLSTATVRDLNQALHAQAIDNEWRVTHSNGKHNLAVGVNQAVSIDIEGHAGYYCAGMNQQASITVHGNVGVGCAENMMSGFVRVKGSASQAAGATAHGGLLVIEGDAGARCGISMKGIDIVVGGSIGHMSCFMGQAGRLVVCGDAGDALGDSLYETHIYVKGTVESLGSDCVEKEMRSEHLHELQELLDRAGFAHQAADFKRYGSARQLYNFKVDNASAY; encoded by the coding sequence ATGAAAACCATCGATCTTTCCACCGCCACCGTGCGTGACCTCAACCAGGCGTTGCACGCCCAGGCCATCGACAACGAGTGGCGCGTGACCCATTCCAACGGCAAGCACAATCTCGCCGTGGGCGTGAACCAGGCCGTGTCCATCGATATCGAGGGCCACGCCGGTTATTACTGCGCAGGCATGAACCAACAGGCCTCGATCACCGTGCACGGCAATGTCGGCGTGGGCTGCGCCGAGAACATGATGTCCGGCTTTGTGCGCGTCAAAGGCAGCGCGTCCCAGGCTGCCGGGGCCACGGCCCATGGCGGTCTGCTGGTGATCGAGGGCGACGCGGGCGCGCGTTGCGGGATTTCCATGAAGGGCATCGACATCGTCGTCGGCGGTAGCATCGGCCATATGAGCTGCTTCATGGGCCAGGCCGGGCGTCTGGTGGTGTGCGGCGACGCCGGCGATGCGCTGGGCGATTCGCTCTACGAAACCCACATCTACGTGAAAGGCACGGTGGAGTCCCTGGGCTCGGACTGCGTCGAAAAAGAGATGCGCAGCGAACACCTGCACGAGCTGCAGGAACTGCTCGACCGCGCCGGTTTCGCCCACCAGGCGGCAGATTTCAAGCGCTACGGCTCGGCCCGTCAACTCTACAACTTCAAAGTCGATAACGCCTCCGCGTACTGA
- the folD gene encoding bifunctional methylenetetrahydrofolate dehydrogenase/methenyltetrahydrofolate cyclohydrolase FolD — protein MNAHKLIDGKAAAAQVLLQVREDVARLHGQAIQPALAVILVGNDPASQVYVRNKILRAEEVGIRSVEHRLPSDTSTEQLLILIGQLNAEPAIHGILLQLPLPAQMDELRALEAIAPDKDVDGFHSQNVGGLSQGRAVLTPCTPSGCLYLLEHTCGDLRGKHAVVIGRSNIVGKPMAALLLKADCSVTVLHSRSHDAQALCRQADIVIAAVGRARLIDASWLKPGAVVIDVGINRIDDDGRSRLVGDVDFDSALPHVAAITPVPGGVGPMTIAFLMKNTVAAAQAQHHALRSQSEAVCHSIY, from the coding sequence GTGAACGCGCATAAACTGATCGACGGCAAAGCCGCCGCCGCACAGGTGCTGCTGCAAGTGCGCGAGGACGTGGCGCGTCTGCATGGGCAGGCTATTCAACCGGCGCTGGCAGTGATCCTAGTGGGCAACGACCCGGCCAGCCAGGTGTATGTGCGCAACAAGATCCTGCGCGCCGAAGAGGTGGGCATCCGCTCCGTGGAGCATCGCCTGCCGAGCGATACCAGCACCGAACAATTGTTGATCCTGATCGGCCAATTGAATGCCGAGCCGGCGATCCACGGCATCCTCCTGCAATTGCCGTTGCCGGCGCAGATGGACGAACTGCGCGCCCTGGAGGCCATCGCGCCGGACAAGGACGTCGACGGTTTTCACAGCCAGAACGTCGGCGGCCTCAGCCAAGGGCGCGCGGTGCTCACGCCGTGCACGCCGAGTGGTTGCCTGTACCTGCTGGAACACACCTGCGGCGACCTGCGCGGCAAACACGCGGTGGTGATCGGCCGCTCGAACATCGTTGGCAAGCCCATGGCCGCGCTGCTGCTCAAGGCGGATTGCTCGGTGACCGTGCTGCATTCGCGCAGCCACGACGCCCAGGCCCTGTGCCGCCAGGCCGATATCGTGATCGCTGCCGTGGGCCGCGCCCGCTTGATTGACGCGAGCTGGTTGAAACCCGGCGCGGTGGTGATCGATGTCGGCATCAACCGCATCGACGACGACGGCCGCAGCCGCCTGGTGGGTGATGTCGACTTCGACAGCGCCCTGCCCCATGTCGCCGCCATCACCCCGGTGCCCGGCGGTGTCGGGCCGATGACCATTGCCTTTCTGATGAAAAACACCGTGGCCGCCGCCCAGGCGCAACACCACGCCCTACGCAGCCAATCGGAGGCCGTATGCCATTCAATCTATTGA
- a CDS encoding FMN-binding glutamate synthase family protein translates to MTEQTPPVLRESATFDRLTIQEIQRAAETGIYDIRGGGTKRKLPHFDDLLLLGASVSRYPLEGYREKCGTDVILGNRFAKKPIHLKIPVTIAGMSFGALSANAKEALGRGATIAGTSTTTGDGGMTPEERGQSQHLVYQYLPSRYGMNPDDLRKADAIEIVLGQGAKPGGGGMLLGMKVTERVAGMRTLPIGVDQRSACRHPDWTGPDDLAIKIAELREITDWEKPIYVKIGASRPYYDVKLAVKAGADVIVLDGMQGGTAATQEVFIEHVGIPILSAIPQAVQALQEMGMHRKVQLIVSGGIRNGADVAKAMAMGADAVAIGTAALIALGDNHPRLDAELKKIGSAAGFYDDWQNGRDPAGITTQDPELSKRLDPVEGGRRLANYLRVMVLEAQTMARACGKSHLHNLDPEDLVALTVESAAMARVPLAGTRWVPGSGY, encoded by the coding sequence ATGACTGAACAAACCCCTCCGGTCCTGCGCGAGTCGGCCACCTTCGACCGCCTGACCATCCAGGAAATCCAGCGTGCCGCCGAAACTGGCATCTACGATATTCGCGGCGGCGGCACCAAGCGCAAGCTGCCGCACTTCGATGACTTGCTGCTGCTCGGCGCCAGCGTGTCGCGCTACCCGCTGGAAGGTTATCGCGAGAAGTGCGGCACCGATGTGATCCTCGGCAATCGCTTCGCCAAGAAGCCTATCCACCTGAAGATCCCGGTGACCATCGCTGGCATGAGTTTCGGTGCGTTGTCGGCCAACGCCAAGGAAGCCCTGGGCCGTGGCGCGACCATCGCCGGCACCAGCACCACCACCGGTGACGGCGGCATGACCCCGGAAGAGCGCGGCCAGTCCCAGCACCTGGTGTATCAGTACCTGCCGTCGCGCTACGGCATGAACCCGGATGATCTGCGCAAGGCCGACGCCATCGAGATCGTCCTCGGCCAGGGCGCCAAGCCCGGCGGCGGCGGCATGTTGCTCGGCATGAAGGTCACCGAGCGTGTGGCCGGCATGCGCACCTTGCCCATCGGCGTGGACCAGCGCAGCGCCTGCCGCCACCCGGACTGGACCGGCCCGGATGACCTGGCGATCAAGATTGCCGAGCTGCGTGAAATCACCGATTGGGAAAAACCGATCTACGTGAAAATCGGCGCGAGCCGGCCGTATTACGACGTGAAGCTGGCGGTCAAGGCCGGTGCCGATGTGATCGTGCTCGACGGCATGCAAGGCGGCACCGCCGCGACGCAGGAAGTGTTTATCGAGCATGTGGGCATCCCGATTTTGTCGGCCATCCCGCAAGCGGTACAGGCTTTGCAAGAGATGGGCATGCACCGCAAGGTCCAGTTGATCGTGTCGGGCGGGATTCGCAACGGTGCCGATGTGGCCAAGGCCATGGCGATGGGCGCGGACGCGGTGGCCATCGGCACGGCGGCGCTGATTGCTCTGGGCGACAACCACCCACGGCTGGACGCGGAGCTGAAAAAGATCGGCTCGGCCGCCGGCTTCTACGACGACTGGCAGAACGGCCGCGATCCGGCGGGCATCACCACTCAGGACCCGGAGCTGTCCAAGCGCCTTGACCCGGTGGAAGGCGGGCGGCGGTTGGCCAACTACCTTCGGGTGATGGTGTTGGAGGCACAGACCATGGCGCGTGCGTGCGGCAAATCGCACCTGCACAACCTCGACCCCGAGGACCTGGTGGCGCTGACCGTGGAGTCGGCCGCCATGGCCCGGGTACCGCTGGCGGGGACCCGTTGGGTACCCGGTTCCGGCTACTGA
- a CDS encoding class II glutamine amidotransferase codes for MCGIVGLYLKNPQLEPQLGKLFEPMLQAMTDRGPDSAGFAIYGDEVADGWVKLTLQATTEAFDWKGLMGELEGRLGCSLDWFQNASAAVLKIHADEAPVRLALAELAPSVRIMSAGQSIEILKGMGLPQEISQRFGLANMQGSHIIGHTRMATESAVTMEGSHPFSTGADLCLVHNGSLSNHFRLRQELKREGIHFETDNDTEVAAGYLTWRLQQGDSLKEALDHSLEDLDGFFTFAIGTRNGFAVIRDPIACKPAILAETDDYVAMASEYQALSSLPGIENARIWEPAPATLYIWERESAA; via the coding sequence ATGTGTGGAATCGTAGGCCTGTACCTGAAGAATCCGCAGCTGGAACCCCAGCTCGGCAAGCTGTTTGAACCCATGCTGCAAGCCATGACCGACCGTGGCCCGGACAGCGCCGGTTTCGCCATCTACGGCGATGAAGTCGCCGATGGCTGGGTCAAGCTGACCCTGCAAGCCACCACCGAAGCCTTCGACTGGAAAGGCTTGATGGGCGAGCTGGAAGGGCGCCTCGGCTGTTCCCTGGATTGGTTCCAGAACGCCAGCGCCGCTGTACTTAAGATCCACGCCGACGAAGCCCCGGTACGCCTGGCCCTGGCCGAACTGGCGCCGAGCGTGCGCATCATGAGCGCCGGGCAGAGTATCGAGATCCTCAAGGGCATGGGCCTGCCCCAGGAGATTTCCCAGCGCTTCGGCCTGGCAAACATGCAGGGCAGCCACATCATCGGCCATACGCGCATGGCCACGGAAAGCGCGGTGACCATGGAAGGCAGCCACCCGTTTTCCACCGGCGCCGACCTGTGCCTGGTGCACAACGGCTCGCTGTCCAACCACTTCCGCCTGCGCCAGGAACTCAAGCGCGAAGGCATCCATTTTGAAACCGACAACGACACCGAAGTCGCCGCCGGCTACCTGACCTGGCGTCTGCAACAGGGTGATTCGCTCAAAGAGGCGCTGGACCATTCCCTGGAAGACCTCGACGGCTTCTTCACCTTCGCCATCGGCACGCGCAACGGCTTTGCGGTGATCCGCGACCCGATTGCGTGCAAGCCGGCGATCCTCGCCGAGACCGACGATTACGTCGCCATGGCCTCCGAGTACCAGGCGCTGTCGAGCCTGCCGGGCATCGAGAACGCGCGGATCTGGGAGCCGGCACCGGCCACGTTGTACATCTGGGAACGCGAGTCAGCAGCTTAA
- the purU gene encoding formyltetrahydrofolate deformylase — protein MQHEKNHFIIKVTCPAVSGIVAAVTTYLADNACYIGEMAQFDDDFSGRFFMRAVFRFNDGHEGNLQEIRDGFADVAQAFDMQWELHDTREPMRVMLMVSKFDHCLTDLLYRYHKGEMDMTITAIVSNHLDLRPMAEREGIRFIYLPVSKDNKAAQEAELMKIVDDTHTELVVLARYMQILSDDLCRQLSGRAINIHHSFLPGFKGAKPYHQAYQRGVKLIGATAHYVTSDLDEGPIIEQEVQRVDHVYKPDDLVAIGRDTETVALSKAVKYHLEHRVFLNQDRTVVFR, from the coding sequence ATGCAACACGAAAAAAACCATTTCATCATCAAGGTGACGTGCCCCGCCGTGTCCGGCATCGTTGCGGCCGTCACCACTTACCTGGCGGACAACGCGTGCTACATCGGGGAAATGGCGCAGTTCGATGACGATTTCAGCGGCCGCTTCTTCATGCGCGCCGTGTTCCGCTTCAACGATGGCCACGAAGGCAACCTGCAAGAGATCAGAGACGGTTTCGCCGATGTCGCCCAGGCCTTCGACATGCAGTGGGAGCTGCACGACACCCGCGAGCCGATGCGCGTGATGCTGATGGTGAGCAAGTTCGACCACTGCCTCACCGACCTGCTCTACCGATACCACAAGGGCGAGATGGACATGACCATCACCGCCATCGTCTCCAACCACCTCGATCTGCGGCCGATGGCCGAGCGCGAGGGCATTCGCTTTATCTACCTGCCGGTGTCCAAGGACAACAAGGCCGCGCAGGAAGCCGAGTTGATGAAGATCGTCGACGACACCCACACCGAACTGGTGGTGTTGGCGCGCTACATGCAGATCCTCTCCGACGACCTGTGCCGGCAACTGTCGGGGCGGGCGATCAATATCCACCATTCGTTCCTGCCCGGTTTCAAGGGTGCCAAGCCCTATCACCAGGCTTATCAACGCGGCGTGAAGTTGATCGGTGCCACCGCGCACTACGTGACCAGCGACCTGGATGAGGGCCCGATCATCGAGCAGGAAGTGCAGCGTGTCGACCACGTGTACAAGCCCGACGACCTGGTCGCCATCGGTCGCGACACCGAAACCGTGGCCCTGTCCAAGGCGGTCAAGTACCACCTGGAGCACCGGGTCTTCCTCAATCAGGACAGAACGGTGGTGTTCCGGTGA
- a CDS encoding ammonium transporter: protein MVNRLLGKSLFGLLVAGAFAPLAYAADAPTLNTGSTAWMVTAAVLVLFMCLPGLALFYGGLVRAKNMLSLFTQCFGIAGLVGVLWVIYGYSMVVDTTGMVEGQVTFNSFVGGLSRAFLAGMTPESLVGDIPEGVFVTFQMTFAIITPALIAGAFAERMKFSAALWFMALWFTLVYAPVAHMVWGGSGALMHNWGVLDFAGGTAVHINAGVAALAACLILGKRKGYQNTPMPAHNLSLTMAGAAMLWVGWFGFNIGSGGGLSGTSGIVMLNTQLGACAGILGWMFTEWFKVGKPSALGLASGALAGLVGITPACAYVGVGGALAIGLLCGVFCYLSVTVLKRRFGYDDSLDVFGLHGIGGMIGAVLTGVFCVPSMGGLVEGVTMGGQVVAQIKGVLLTTVYCFVVSWIILKVVNALVGLRAHESVEEMGLDLAEHNERAYNH from the coding sequence ATGGTCAATCGTCTTCTCGGCAAATCCCTCTTCGGTTTATTAGTGGCCGGTGCCTTTGCACCCTTGGCGTACGCCGCTGATGCACCCACTTTGAACACCGGCAGCACCGCCTGGATGGTCACCGCCGCCGTGCTGGTGCTGTTCATGTGCTTGCCGGGGCTTGCGCTGTTCTACGGTGGCCTCGTCCGTGCGAAAAACATGCTTTCGCTGTTCACCCAGTGCTTCGGCATCGCCGGGTTGGTGGGCGTGCTGTGGGTGATCTACGGCTATAGCATGGTGGTCGACACCACCGGCATGGTCGAAGGGCAGGTGACCTTCAACAGTTTTGTCGGCGGCCTCAGCCGGGCCTTCCTGGCAGGCATGACCCCGGAGAGCCTGGTGGGGGATATCCCGGAAGGGGTGTTCGTGACCTTCCAGATGACGTTCGCCATCATCACCCCGGCCCTGATCGCCGGCGCCTTTGCCGAACGCATGAAGTTCTCGGCGGCGCTGTGGTTCATGGCGCTATGGTTCACCCTGGTGTATGCCCCGGTGGCGCATATGGTCTGGGGCGGTTCGGGGGCCTTGATGCATAACTGGGGCGTGCTCGACTTTGCCGGCGGCACCGCCGTGCATATCAATGCGGGTGTGGCCGCGCTCGCCGCGTGCCTGATCCTCGGCAAGCGCAAGGGCTATCAGAACACGCCGATGCCTGCGCATAACCTCAGCCTGACCATGGCCGGCGCGGCGATGCTCTGGGTCGGTTGGTTCGGCTTCAATATCGGCTCCGGCGGCGGCCTCAGCGGCACCTCGGGCATCGTCATGCTCAACACTCAGTTGGGCGCCTGCGCCGGGATTCTCGGCTGGATGTTCACTGAGTGGTTCAAGGTCGGCAAGCCCAGCGCCCTTGGCCTGGCCAGCGGTGCATTGGCGGGGTTGGTGGGGATTACCCCGGCGTGCGCTTATGTCGGTGTCGGCGGTGCATTGGCCATCGGCTTGCTGTGCGGGGTGTTCTGCTACCTGAGCGTGACCGTGTTGAAGCGCCGCTTCGGCTACGACGACAGCCTCGATGTGTTCGGCTTGCACGGCATCGGCGGCATGATCGGCGCGGTGTTGACCGGCGTATTCTGCGTGCCGTCCATGGGGGGGCTGGTGGAAGGCGTGACCATGGGCGGTCAGGTGGTGGCGCAAATCAAGGGCGTACTGTTGACCACGGTGTATTGCTTTGTGGTCAGTTGGATCATCCTCAAGGTGGTCAATGCGCTGGTCGGTCTGCGTGCCCATGAATCGGTGGAAGAGATGGGGCTGGACCTCGCCGAGCATAACGAGCGGGCTTACAACCACTGA
- a CDS encoding helix-turn-helix domain-containing protein, whose protein sequence is MSTETAPRLKLEQYLGLQIKRQRQAQDLKLSDVAKIADISQGMLSKIENAQVSTSLDTLSRLCDVLGLPLSKLFSEYDQQDGSALLVKADQGMEVVRRGTEKGHTYHLLNHTRGPKKSFEAYMVSMDDASEEFPTFAHPGTEFLHLLEGELIYRHGNQLYRMEAGDSLTFEGEIPHGPEELVRVPIRLLSIMNYGNDKE, encoded by the coding sequence ATGTCCACCGAAACCGCCCCGCGCCTCAAGCTCGAGCAATACCTGGGGCTGCAGATCAAACGCCAGCGCCAGGCCCAGGACCTGAAGCTATCTGACGTGGCAAAAATTGCCGATATCAGCCAGGGCATGTTGAGCAAGATCGAGAACGCCCAGGTCTCCACCAGCCTCGATACCTTGAGCCGCCTGTGCGATGTGCTCGGGCTGCCGCTCTCGAAATTATTCAGCGAATACGACCAGCAGGATGGCAGCGCCTTGCTGGTCAAGGCCGACCAAGGCATGGAAGTGGTGCGCCGGGGGACCGAGAAGGGGCATACCTATCACCTGCTCAACCATACGCGCGGGCCGAAGAAGAGCTTCGAGGCGTACATGGTCAGCATGGATGACGCCAGTGAGGAGTTTCCTACGTTTGCGCACCCAGGGACCGAGTTTCTGCACCTGCTTGAAGGGGAGCTGATTTATCGCCACGGCAACCAGTTGTATCGCATGGAGGCCGGGGACAGCCTGACGTTTGAGGGCGAGATTCCCCATGGGCCTGAGGAGTTGGTGCGGGTGCCGATTCGGTTGTTGTCGATCATGAACTACGGTAACGACAAAGAGTGA
- the glnT gene encoding type III glutamate--ammonia ligase — protein sequence MLPAETQRIIDKHGIKYVLAQFVDIHGAAKTKSVPICGLKTVAEEGAGFAGFAISGMGMEPHGPDFMARGDLSTLTPVPWQPGYGRVVCVGHVDGKPHPYDSRYVLQQQVQRLQDKGWTLNTGLEPEFNLMRRDEQGTLQLVDPSDNLDKPCYDYKGLSRSRVFLERLTEALQAVDFEVYQIDHEDANGQFEINYTYSDALTSADRFTFFRMAAGEIANDLGMICSFMPKPDPKRAGNGMHFHLSISSAENKNLFHDASDPSGMGLSKLAYHFAAGLLAHGPALCAFAAPTVNSYKRLVVGNSLSGATWAPAFIAFGANNRSAMVRVPYGRLEFRLPDAGCNPYLVSAAIIAAGLDGIDRQLEIDHVCNENLYSLSLEQIAERGIKTLPQSLKEACDALEADALFAEVLGPQIVGEFIKLKRMEWVEYSRHVSDWEIQRYTEFF from the coding sequence ATGTTGCCAGCAGAAACCCAGCGCATCATCGACAAGCACGGGATCAAGTACGTGCTTGCGCAGTTTGTGGATATACACGGTGCGGCCAAGACCAAGTCGGTGCCCATCTGCGGGCTCAAGACGGTGGCCGAAGAGGGCGCGGGGTTTGCCGGGTTTGCCATCAGCGGCATGGGCATGGAGCCCCACGGTCCGGACTTCATGGCGCGCGGCGATCTGTCGACATTGACCCCGGTACCCTGGCAGCCAGGTTATGGGCGCGTGGTGTGCGTCGGCCATGTCGACGGCAAACCCCACCCCTACGACAGCCGCTACGTGTTGCAGCAACAAGTGCAGCGCCTGCAGGACAAGGGCTGGACGCTGAACACCGGCCTCGAACCCGAGTTCAATCTGATGCGCCGTGACGAGCAGGGCACGTTGCAATTGGTCGACCCCAGCGACAACCTCGACAAGCCTTGCTACGACTACAAGGGCCTGTCGCGTTCGCGGGTGTTCCTCGAGCGCCTGACCGAAGCCTTGCAGGCGGTGGATTTCGAGGTCTATCAAATCGACCACGAAGACGCCAACGGCCAGTTCGAGATCAACTACACCTACAGCGACGCCCTGACGTCCGCCGACCGTTTCACCTTCTTCCGCATGGCCGCCGGCGAGATCGCCAATGACCTGGGCATGATCTGCTCCTTCATGCCCAAGCCCGACCCGAAACGCGCCGGCAATGGTATGCACTTTCACCTGTCGATCAGCAGCGCCGAGAACAAAAACCTGTTCCATGACGCCAGCGACCCGAGCGGCATGGGCTTGTCGAAACTCGCCTATCACTTCGCCGCCGGCTTGCTCGCCCACGGCCCGGCGCTGTGTGCGTTCGCTGCGCCCACCGTCAACTCGTACAAGCGCCTGGTGGTCGGCAACTCGTTGTCCGGCGCCACCTGGGCCCCGGCCTTCATCGCGTTTGGCGCCAACAACCGCTCGGCCATGGTGCGCGTGCCGTACGGTCGCCTGGAATTTCGCCTGCCGGATGCCGGCTGCAACCCCTATCTGGTCAGCGCCGCGATCATCGCCGCGGGCCTGGACGGTATCGATCGCCAGCTGGAAATCGACCACGTCTGCAACGAAAACCTCTACAGCCTGAGCCTCGAGCAGATCGCCGAGCGCGGCATCAAGACCCTGCCGCAGTCCCTCAAGGAAGCCTGCGACGCGCTGGAAGCCGACGCGCTGTTCGCCGAAGTGCTCGGCCCGCAGATTGTGGGTGAGTTCATCAAGCTCAAGCGTATGGAGTGGGTGGAGTACAGCCGCCATGTGAGCGACTGGGAAATCCAGCGCTACACCGAATTTTTCTGA
- a CDS encoding bifunctional 5,10-methylenetetrahydrofolate dehydrogenase/5,10-methenyltetrahydrofolate cyclohydrolase — MAEGFLSLSALIPQTTVTLLTSSLPTLARDIDGKAISALVLDEVREEVLLLASQQIYPALAVLLVGDDPASHVYVRNKLLRAKDVGIRSLEYRLPEDASQAQVLDLLAQLNADTSVNGILVQLPLPAQIDEAAVIHAIDPIKDVDGFHRENVGGLVQGIEVLTPCTPSGCMRLLHETCGDLSGLHAVVIGRSNIVGKPMATLLLQANCSVSVVHSRSVDAPALCRLADIVVAAVGRPQLINARWLKPGAVVIDVGINRITTETGTRLVGDVDYASARTVASAITPVPGGVGPMTIAYLLKNTLVAAQLQRAALPQVLAAV; from the coding sequence ATGGCTGAGGGATTCTTATCCCTCAGCGCCTTGATTCCCCAGACAACGGTGACGCTTTTGACCAGTTCTCTCCCCACGCTTGCCCGCGATATTGACGGCAAGGCCATCTCTGCCCTGGTGCTCGACGAGGTTCGCGAAGAGGTCCTGCTGCTTGCCTCACAGCAGATCTACCCGGCCCTGGCAGTATTGCTGGTGGGCGACGACCCGGCCAGCCACGTCTACGTGCGCAATAAACTGCTGCGGGCCAAGGACGTCGGGATTCGCTCCCTGGAATACCGGCTGCCGGAGGATGCCAGCCAGGCGCAGGTGCTGGACCTGCTTGCCCAGTTGAATGCCGACACATCGGTCAACGGCATCCTGGTGCAATTGCCGCTGCCGGCGCAGATCGACGAAGCGGCGGTGATCCACGCGATCGACCCGATCAAGGATGTGGATGGCTTCCACCGCGAAAACGTCGGCGGCCTGGTGCAAGGCATCGAGGTGCTCACGCCCTGCACACCCAGCGGCTGCATGCGCCTGCTGCACGAAACCTGCGGCGACTTGAGCGGCTTGCACGCGGTGGTGATCGGTCGTTCGAACATTGTCGGCAAGCCCATGGCGACCTTGCTGTTGCAAGCCAACTGCTCGGTCAGCGTGGTGCACTCGCGCAGCGTCGATGCACCGGCCTTGTGCCGTTTGGCCGACATCGTCGTCGCCGCCGTGGGCCGACCGCAGTTGATCAATGCCCGTTGGCTCAAGCCTGGCGCGGTGGTGATCGACGTGGGGATCAACCGCATCACGACCGAGACCGGTACGCGGTTGGTGGGGGATGTGGATTACGCCAGCGCACGCACCGTGGCCAGCGCAATCACGCCGGTGCCCGGCGGTGTGGGGCCGATGACGATTGCCTACTTGCTGAAGAACACGCTGGTGGCTGCGCAGTTGCAGCGCGCCGCCTTGCCCCAGGTACTGGCGGCAGTCTGA